In a single window of the Littorina saxatilis isolate snail1 linkage group LG3, US_GU_Lsax_2.0, whole genome shotgun sequence genome:
- the LOC138961679 gene encoding LYR motif-containing protein 2-like — protein sequence MASSGINGTLSLKRFLLRSEVLRLYRDMLRTLKRIPSQDQRKDLQQWIRTDFDNNKHHTEEAAIKMMITKGRMSLKELEQSLDLVT from the exons ATGGCGTCCAGCGGTATCAATGGAACTCTGTCATTGAAAAGG TTTCTGTTGCGTTCAGAAGTGCTACGTCTGTACCGAGACATGCTGAGAACGCTGAAGAGGATTCCCAGCCAAGACCAGCGCAAGGACCTGCAGCAGTGGATCAGAACTGActttgacaacaacaaacaccacaCTGAGGAG GCTGCGATAAAAATGATGATCACCAAGGGACGTATGTCGCTGAAGGAATTGGAACAGTCTCTGGATCTTGTTACATGA